The nucleotide sequence AAAAAGGCCTCTTAATTTAATGTTGATAGTTCTCTATTGTCACCTAATAATGGTAATAGCTGGAGGTATTCAATAAAttaccaaacaaacacatttacatttggtaTTTGACTAAAATAGCCTACCACATGGCAAACTGTAAAACACATTTGGCTTACTAAAACCTGCCTGCATTTTATTAGATACCAGCAGAACTTTGGTTTGGCTACAGTAAACTTTGTGAAATAACAAGAACATCCCCAAAGGTTGGGGTTTCAGATATACAGATGATAAATGGAACTATCATAAATAAACCTGACACAGATTACCAttttataagtattttttttactgccaACTGAAAACTTctaagcaacaacataaacaaacgttacagCGCATGAGCACATTCGTGGGCTGCAATTAACTTCTGGTAAAGAAGATTCGCAAAAAATACAGTGCCTGAAAGTACCTGTAGATTATTTCCGATGACatgcaaaagaaaacaagaaaaagcatacttggctaaacttgtctgttaagtattttgaatttagactgctaTAGCAATCTTAACCACTGTCAATGTAACATACGGTTTCTTTtaatgcgaccaaactacaggacccattcaacaattTTTTGTATCTAAgaaattaacatacaacaaaactcaataaattgtttatttaagacaattattataaactataaatatatatgaacataaatagtattattagacactagccataCCGATAAATAAACAAGGATTCCAGCGACTTGGTTGGTGTGCCATAGCTGGGGACACGAGCTGGGGCggagttggcgtgggagaaatcATTCTTTCCCCCCTCAGTGGAAACGTATGTATGGtcttcacataaaaaaacacttttagagCAAGTGATACATGAGAGCAAGATACATTAAAAACGAGCCGTATTGGGTGGGCGACTGTGTGCAGCATCTGTGACCGAAAAGAAGACCCAACAGCATGGCCTGGAAACTACACTTTATTGAGTCTCCAGCTAGGCAAAACTGATACTATCAGTATCTGTAGAGATTCAGTTCACCGCATAGCAATCTTTTGACACTGCAGCAAGTAAAAATCAATCGTAATCATAACACAGAGCTCGAATCAAGCGCCTCACGAGGTCCACACGCATGAGTGATGTATGGATTGTTTCCCCCCACGTCACAAACGAATATGTGGGCGTTCCCAGCTATGCCGACCAAATCAGCAGACGCCATTACCTGCTAAGTCCCGCCCACACCAATTAACCTATAAATACTGTGAATAGTCTCTGCACCACAGCTGCCATTTGGAATTAGACAGAAAGTAAGTCTAGGTGAAACAACCAAGTCTTCAGGCCATATGTGAAGATGGAGTTTATCAAAGAGTCCATCAGTGGTGAAGATGATGCTCACACATGCAGCACGAAACGAAAAGATACTGAGGAGTGTGGAGGTTGGTATCCTTGATTCCATTAAGTTGCACGTCGTTTCAGTGACAAAATCAATGGAGCTGTGATGTGTTACAATCGAAGAAACGTTTAAAATTGTATAAGCTGTTACCAGTGAAAAAAAGTGTAGTGTCTCGATGTCTGTTCTTTACACTGCCCTTTAAATGGCCCTCGTATTCATTTctaaaaagtttaaatgtttattttagatcCGATGGAAATGATACAGGCAAGTGAAGGAATCGATGAAGTGGAGGTAAAATGCCAGTCTCGGAAGAACTCCCATAAAGGAACTatgaaaacaagaacaaaaaatgatttcGCCAGCAGTCGGTTTGAAGAAGGTTTTGCAGAAAACGGTCGCGACTCGCATACCCCAGCAAAGCCATTTAACTGCGATCAGTGTTGTAGGAAATTTGTTTTGGCATCACACCTAAAGAGGCACCTTAAATTTCATTCAATAGAAAACCCTTACTTGTGTCCTTTttgtggaaagagtttttcaTGGCTATACTATTTACAGGAGCATCAGAAAACTCATGGCAATATGACCATTCATGTGTGCGTGGAGTGTGGGAGTACATTTACTAAATCCTCTGACTTGCACAATCATCAAAAAATCCATACGCAGCAAAATCGCTACAAGTGTTCATATTGTGGAAGACCTTTCAATCATTCTGGAAACATGAAAAAACACGAGAGagttcacaccggagagaaaccatACCACTGTTCTTCATGTGACAAGTCCTTTCGATGCTCAAGTTCTCTACTGAAACATAAGAGAAAGCATTGTCCAAAGTTGTTTGAGTGAAGTTTATCTCTAGGTCTGCCATTGTATGAGACACCCGAAGATGACGTTTCTCACAAAACCGCTCTTTGATTTCATTGAGTCATTTTCAACTCTGTATTTTGTTTGGTTTCGGTACAATCGCTATTATCAATATGATATTGACAAGCTTGTTTGAACTTCACGAGCATACAGACATTTGCTGTGACTTCTGCATGGGTTTATGTGATTTTAATAAACTGCTGCATATTTTAAAGCTAAACCAATAAACATGTCGGTATGATTTGTGGATCTGGATAGAACTGTATTTGAAAACAACGGAATTATAATCGTGTGTCCAAACAGAGAATGCCATTGCATAAGATGAAAATGTTCTTTACTTTGAGCTGGAACTCTGCCACCCATAAAATTGCagaaatctatttattttcatagtgaaaatattatttaggacacgttatttattttcactggctcaagttataaaatatagatgTAAACCATTTCCCTAAACCATTTTTAATTAAGCCTATTTGGAAAAAGTGCACAATGTAGCATGTTGAATCAGTGCATATTTTATAGAATTTTACTGACAAAGATTTTTATGAACAAATAAAGTACTTGTACACTTGTTCATCATAATACTTAAAGGTACAcaaaaatctgattcatcaaacaaataaaataggGACATTCTTTTGTGAGAAATCTATACAGAATCATAAGAAATCttcaataaattaaaagtaCAATAACGTTGTAATGTGATGTGATATGATCAAATCAAGACATCTATATACCTTGGAATATACTGAATCATTTCAAAGGAAAAATTACCTAGAAATTCCTATTATGAatagtataaataaatgatcataATTTATGAGATAGAACTTTTTTGGTAAATAGACACTTAAATTAGATTAGTCAAATTATTGGCCAGTGGCAatttatgtgtataaatgtttgttaatcCTATGTTAACTTAAACTGAAAGCATTTTAGTTTTACAAATTATcaagaaaaacaattatttaaaagatCTTACATGTTCCTCTTAATAGACATTTGGTTTTGCAATCTAgactaacaaacacacactttctaAGAAAAATCTTTCATGAAGCGCATGTGGAATGTCTTCAGTCTTTGTATAACATCTTCCATGATCTCCTCTCGAGTTGCCAAACAAAGCCTGAAAGAAAAGTAAAAGGTTTTTATCTGAACAAGATGAAAGACTTTGAGATTCTTTGATTTAGGAATCTAACAATAATTCAATCACAACAATAAAtccttttaattttaataacattttcagCATCACCGATCAGGTAAGTTGATTAATGTATCAATCTCTTTAGAAAAGACAGTGATGTGCTTTGAATTTGTATGAGgtaatgatatatatattcGTTGAACTACCTGATGTGATAGGTATCCTTTTTTTGTCCATATTCACAGCCTGGTCTCACATGAAGACCAGTCTCCTCCAGCAAATGCAAACAGTACAGCATGTCCGGCTCCATCTCTCTATCCTGAGAAGACAGAAATacagatatatacagtataaaatttGCCTTTAAAGCACAAACGTGTCCAGGGACACTCAACGGGGCAATTCCTAGAGTTCCTAAtattctgtctttgtgttttcgCAAGGTCTTGCAAGTGACCACCCCAATGCTACTTATTCTCAGTACCTGGTCTGTTTGACTATGTCTTTGTTAAATGACATTTATCTGTTGACTTTAGATTTTCTAATGTTTCTTATGATTTTCTAATCAATGTTCATTACTTCAAGTTGTTTCTTCTCAGAGGTTTGTCTACTGGCTCACAATTTACATCACATGTATTAGGGGCTTTTTGATAATACTAGTTTTACATCAGCACCTGTCATAAGACATGTTAAAATGTCAGCGAGAGACATTTAGGGACGAAAAGGTTTCTGCCATCGTTGCTATTTTGCACTAAgctttgaaataaaacaggattttaaaacaaattttgacCTTGGCCCATTCTATTGCATTTGGAGGGAAGTGTAGACGTGGAAAGACAAAAAATCCCCCCTTCAATGGGTGGCAGGTGATCCCCGGCAGCTCATCAAAAACCTTCTGAGTCCGATGACTGTTGTTACgtatcatgtttttaattgacTCGACCTCCTGAtagaaaagacaaaacatttttaagttatgttCTGAAGAGACACAAAGACAAAAACTTTATCGTCTACATTCAGCTATGATGTAATTGTCAAAttaatatgtaaacattttaatgataGCAGAGCTTTGACttcaatggaacagtttttacACAACAATAACGATTCATGGAGGTTCAATAGTTCCCATAAGTAactaacgcatggagctgcggcTAAACAAACCGATGGTGACGAACTTTTAATCCATTTAAAGATGCAaatcatttaatgaatgaaaagatttaagaaataaagcatttaaagagaaaacataacttcttggaactatctgaaggctacTTGAATCACTTGACAACTTTAGTGGTCACGACAGGTGCCCCGGCATTAGCATGTGATGTTAAATTTATCGGCTAATGTAAAAAAGAacgtttaacaaatgtttttatacacaACCATGTTACAATTTTCTAGGTTTAAATACCCTGCTTATTCGTTGCTCAAATGTTACGTCCTTCACAGAGATGCAATATCTaatatacaacatttaaaataacattgttaCACCAACCTCCGAGAAGATGGGGAATGAGGGATCTCCAGATTTTGGAGGATCTGCCATGAGGTCAAGTGCAATTTGTCCAGCAACTACTGTGCAGCTCTCGTTGTTGAAAAGTTTACGGATGTAATCCATAACTGCAGGGTCAAAATTCACCAGCTCCATGTAGCCACCACGAAGTCCACATCTGGGTATAAAGAACGCGACAAGTTTGATATTCAGTCTACTAGATAGACTGTCCATGGTATAAACTTTAAATGGAGAAGGGTACATGATACTTTGCATATAACATCAGgaatcaaaaatatttactctCCCATGAAGCCTTTGGAGGCAGAATTGAAAGAGGCCATCTCCACAGCACTGGAAATAGTTGATCCCATTTCCGATAACACTTTCTTATAAGAATAATACTCAGCTCCCTCTCCATATATGCAGTTCTGGTACACCTGGGGTTTAAAATATGTTCAGCTCACTGAAGACCAAGAGGTTTAGAAACATTTGCATTTGATCATATCACCTCATCAACCAGTAGGAGGAGCTTCTTTTCTGCAGCAAACTCAATCACTTCTTCAATGGACTTTCGACTCTGTACATGACCTGGtaaaattaaagggatatttcaacAGCAAATCaacatttccccatgttttactaaccctcaaggcatcctgactgaatatggtTTTCCTCTTGAAGAAAAATGCAGTCCAAGTTATAATAtcacgtatcattttacttgaatgggagtgaatgggcgTCAACTTTTTGAATCTACAAAAAGTGCATTCGTCAATCAAAGAACTGCTTGATatggctctgtggtcttaacaaaggtatTCTGAATCGAATCAATGCGGTTGTTAAAGAGAAATATCCACATTGATAGCGCTATTTACGTTGCTGTCTTCTGTTATCCCTCGGATGCACGTAAACCTGAGGCTTGACATTTTAACTTAGACAACATTGCTTTACAAGAAACATGGGAACATTTTGATTTGctggtgaaatatccctttaaaagaaaaacaatgatgAATCTTCGATCATGTGGTGTGGTTATAAGCTTTAAATTACGTGGAACCATTATGCAAACATCAAAATAGCTGCCTGTGCCCTTTCCAAGTCACTAAgagaattaataaaaaatggttGAAAAAATCATATAGTCCAACAGGGCAATCAATAGCTGTTAAATATGGGGCGTAAAGTTATTCACATTTCTCCATGAAAGAAAAGTGTTGAAGCGTGGccattgaaaacaatattttggtaataaatggaaaataaatgtgatttcttCTGTGCAATGATAAGGATCAGCCCTGTTTCATCGGTTACCTGTTGGATTCCCTGGGTTGCAGATATATAGCGCCATGGAATTGCAGGTCCTTTTGCCTTCTACGAGTGCTCTGCGAAGCTCTTCCACTGGTAGTGTCCAGCCCTGCTCCTCACATAACCAGTAAGGTACCATAACAACTCCCTGGCTTACTACAGCCAGGTTAAATGAGGAGTAGGAGGGTACGGGTATAAGAACACCCGTCTGACATGAGTCCTCATTCTGAACAAGCAGCTTCAGCATTATCTACAACAAAAAGTATTACCAACTTATTTTACAGCAATTACACGCCTTTTGTAAGAAATTGTGTGAGTTGGTAACACCTTATAGTTGATAGCTTAAAGTGAAGGTaaaatgctatttcatgcattctgacttctttacactgttcaACCTGCTGgtttctcatgcttaacatggtaaaCTTGAGTTGGACCTATGACAtgtctgtgcttgatacactcccccagcactctaactagtctggatccctgtttcgtaaACTATAGGGAGAGAAgtttgaggtgtgtttgtttgttcatggcatttcaatgatggatgttatataaaagttggatataacactggatttggagattgtttgaaactgatagatggcacggttccagtgctaaaagatgctggacatgaactgcacgcggtAAGTCAAAACTCAAAGTCatatatttgttctttgttGGCAATCATTgtgtatgtgcataatgtaaacaacatgaagggattaatgtgatgatgtgttgtgtgctcgtgctgttgTTCCATCTCACTGGCTACCTCCAGAAGCTCgtgtttttctggaaataatcatacagctgtatctctcttttataaatgtgatcaaactaaatactcttcaaagatactaCGTATGCTATACTACTGTAAAGGTACTCACAATTAATGTGAGACTGGAACATCGAAGGAATTGGAATGTgagaactgtgtgtgttacctgaaCTTTACTAAGGAGGAGAACTTCAgatgttaacatatttttttctcttgaaCTATTCTGAGTGTGGTATGCAATATCAGACCTCTCTGGTAGATAACCTTTGACCCTTGCCCATGCAGTAACTGTATTCATGGAAAatgaagagatttttttttctttcattacgTCATCGTTCATGCACCAGGCAACCAACAAGACAGAGACTGTAAAATAGCCTGGGAAAACAAATACTCTAATGATCTAACCATGAGAGCCCGCTGCGATCCAGATGTGAGGAAGATGTTTTCAGGTGATGAAGGAACTCCTCCATCTCTTCTGGAAATAAACTTAGACACACATTGTTTGATTTTGGCAATTCCACTCGAATCTGTGTACGAGCCTGAAGAGAGTGCTATTGTGAGCATCACAAATAACAGATAACCTCATATTTGTTATCTTCCTTTTGCCCAACAAGTTAGGCAGTAagctaatacattttttggaaagTGATCAATTGCAGTGACAAACTCTTGAGCTATAATCGGTATACTGAGCTCTGGAATTTATGAAACTGAATAAAAAGGACATTCAAAATTTATTAGAAGTAAGTAAGTACATTAAATATGCTGTTAGGACATAAAACACTTGTACTGTATAGTGAAACTAAGATATTTCAAATCAGAATGACACTATATGTGGTCAACTCACCAACGCTTCCACCCGCACATTCGTTAAGTAGACATTTTGCTCTTTGTGTGACATCCAATGGCAGACTGTCATCCTGCAAAAGAGCAGGATAGAAACAAGCAGCAAGGACCTGAAAAAAACACGATCGTTCTCATCCATTATGGGTTTATAAACATCGACTGAgatcattccattccattccattttctaccgcttttatccgaactacctcggtcacggggagcctgcgcctatctcaggagtcatcgggcatcaaggcaggatacaccctggatggagtgccaacccgaCTGAGATCAATCTTAGataaatatgatgtttttaaacaaacgtCATCTgaaagattttataaataactataTTACAAAAAGCAGATGTAATGAGACGTTTTTACCGATTTAGTCATGTGACATTCCACATATACAGTAGGACTACCGTATTTGTATTTGAACTATCTATGTTAATCAACTGCTTCGTGTGGGAACTCAATTCAGAGATCTCAgaaatcaaatgtaaaaatataataaaaacaaaggacaaagttatgttttttttcttcacaatATTATGAAGGTAaagtgtgtgttaaaaaagctaAGAGTGATTTAAATTggtacatttttacacattataACTTATGTCTTATATTTATCTTAtcttatattaaaacatttgtgagGTCAAAAGAACCCCACACATTAAGAGTTCATTAAACATAGTAACCAACTACAGCAACTTTGTCAAACTTGTTCTTATGTCGCCCCATTTACAATACCACCGTGACCCCGGAAACGGCGGTTCTTTGTCTTACACgtaggtgtgtttgttttgtgccgAGCGCATGcgagtgtttgttttgataGCACTCGGAGTCTACGTCATAACCCTGCCCTTGTGTTTCCCCCATCAGGCTTTCCCCTAAACAGTTTCTAATCACACTTTCCACCTGTAGATTATCACCGGCcattaggttgatcgctttccCGAGTTGTCTCATCTGCTTCCCATTAGGTTTCCCTATTTAATCCCTCTTGTTCCCTCATCTTGTGTCAGACCGTTGCTTTGTTCATAGCCTGCACTGACTGCCACAGACTAACGTGTCTAGCCTGTTAGAAGCCTTGTTATTGTCCAAGTATTGTCATAGTCATAGCTTTGGCAAGCTTGCCTTTTCCCGTAGATCCTCTCCTAGTATTAGGATTCCTGCTTACCCTGTTTATCAGCTCTCTGCTCCCTGCAGTTCCCGCTGGCGCTCCTAACTTCCTCTCTATCCGGGGTCCTGACACATCACCACCTTCGAGCACTCGTCTCCAAGTGGACAACCACAGATTCGCTCCTCATGAGTTCATCGGGTTGAGATGCCTCCCCGCACCGAGCCTCCACAACTGGACCGTCAACCCGCGTCTTTTCCGCACCTACAGATTCTATTAGATTCTTCCGGGTCGAGCATCTCCCCGTGTTTGCCAGCGTATCCCTGAACTCTTGTGATTACCTATCTAGTGTTTTGTCTAAATAAATTCATTATCAAAACCCCTGCAATTGAGTCTCCATCGTCGTGTGTCATAACAGAACGGTCTGACCGCGCACGTGACTCAGCAGAGGTAGAACCTCTGCACTACAACAACAGCACTACAACAACAGGGAGCCTTGTTGGGCCAACAGGAATCTCGCCTTAATTCTGCAACTCAGGAGGTAGGAATTCTGAATGCTCAGGTGGCGGATCTTTTCCGAGCTGGAACCCCACGCCAACAACCCACCCCTCTACGGTGGAGATCCTAATGCCCGTCGGGAATTCTTGTGCCAATGTGCCCTGGTGTTCGCACTGCAGCCGCGTCGTTACGCCTCCGAGGAAGCTAGAGTGGCGTATGTGCACTCTATTGCGGACGAAATTGCTGCTCTTGACCCTCCGCGAGTTGTTGAGAAACTCACCAACCTTTGCTTACGGATCGAGAGCCGCGTCAATGCCCGTCGCCGCCGACGACCCTCCCCCACATCTTGCCGTGCTCGGGAGGCGGACAATGCTACTCCTCCTACCAGCTCTCCTCCGGTGGAAGAACCTCTTCCAGCCAGAAGCAGCAATGTCTTCTTCAAGGACTATGCTTTTACTGCGGCAAGGCCGATCATCAGGTGCTGCAGTGTCGACTAAAAGCCTCCGCGCCAGAAAAGCCACCAGAGTTTGTGTGGGCGCCACTCCCTTTTCCTCTCTGGCTTCCCGTACTCAGCTGCCATTTCATCTTGTGCTGGAAGGTACCACTCACACTGGTCTTGCCTTGGTGGATTCTGGCGCTGAGGGGAACTTTCTCGATGCCTCCATGACCCGCAAGTGGAAGATTCCAGCCATACCCCTCCCTGGACCAATCTCTGTCTGAACGCTAGCTGGACATCCCTTCACCTCGATAACCCAAGTCACCCCACACGTAAGCCTATTCCTTTTGGGCAACCATTGTGAGTGTTTAAAGTTGTACATCCTCGATTCCCCCAATACTCCCATCATATTAGGGCATCCTTGGTTGTCACAGCATAACCCACACATGGATTGGTCCAATAATTCTGTTTTAGCCTTGAGTAATTTCtgtcatgtgtcttgtcttgGTCCTTCTCCTTCTCCTGTTGTCTTGTCTCCTGTGTTTCAGGTCGAAGCCGCTGATTTAACCGGGGTCGCAGGGGAGTATCACGATCTTCGGTCCGTCTTCAGCAGGTCACGAGCCACCTCACTTCCCCCGCATCGCCCCTACGACTGTGCCATAGATCTTCTTCCAGGCACTTCTCCCCATAGGGGTCGCCTGTATTCCTTGTCCGCTCCTGAAAGAGAAGCCATGGATAAATACATTCACGGGTCCTTGCAGGCTGGACTCATCCGCCCCTCGCCAGCCGGTGCAGGTTTCTTCTTTGTCCAAAAGAAGGATGGCTCCCTGCGCCCCTGTATTGATTATCGAGGTTTGAATGAGATAACGGTTAAGAATAAATACCCCTTACCGCTAATGTCTTCAGCCTTTGAACTTTTACAGGGAGCCCGGGTCTTTACTAAACTAGACCTACGCAACGCCTATCACCAGGTTCGTATCCGTGAGGGAGACGAGAGGAAGACGCCATTTAATACACCCTCGGGACACTACGAGAATTTGGTTCTCCCGTTTGGTTTGACAAATGCTCCTGCCGTCTTCCAGAGCCTTGTTAACGATGTTTTGGGAGACATGATTAACCGATTTGTCTGTTTACCTGGATGACATCCTCTTTTTTTCCCCCTCTCTCCAGGAACACACCCAAAACGTACGTGAGGTACTCCAGTGTCTACTGCAGAATCAGCTATTTGTCAAGGCAGAGAAGTGCGACTTTCATGCCGAAACGGTTTCGTTCCCTGACCATATAATTTCTCCTAAGGGTATTGAACCATACCCTGCCAAGATGAAAGCCGTCGCCGAGTGGCCCACCCCCGACTCTCGCAAGGCTTTACAGCGGTTCCTGGCTTTTCCAACTTTTACCAGGGATTTATCCAGGGTTTTGGCCAGGTGGCCTCACCGCTTACGGCATTGACCCTTACCAAGTCTTCATTCTAATGCAATTCCCAAACTCAGGTAGCCTTTGACATTCTCAAGTCCCGCTTTGTCTCTGCTCCTGTTCTTTGTTTTCCAGACCCTGAAAGACAATTTATTGTTGAGGTCGATGCTTCTGATGTCGGGATAGGCGCGGTTTTGTCTCAACGCTCCAGCCGTGATGAGAAGGTGCACCCCTGTGCATTTCTTTCTCACCGCCTTCTCAACGCAACTACGATATCGGAAACAGAGAGTTGCTGGCGGTTCGGCTGGCTTTGGGTGAGTGGCGCCACTGGTTGGAGGGGTCAGCGCAGCAACATCAAACGGCGGGTAGTAATGGCCGAACGAGATGTGCAAGCTCCAGAAGCGTGTCCAGCGGGCAAGCTGTTCGTGCCGGTTGCGCTCCATCCTGACTTCCTTCGGTGGTGTCATGCGTCCAGGTTGGTTGGCCATCCAGGAGTTCGGGGAACCCTGGCGTTCATACGTCAGCGGTTTTGGTGGCCCTCCTTTTCCACCGATGTCAGACAGTTTGTGTTGGCTTGCCCCATCTGTGCTCAAAGTAAGCCCTCCCATCGTCCTCCTGCTGGTCTGCTTCGCCCTCTTCCCATTCCCACCCGCCCATGgtcacacatcgccttagacttCGTCACTGGCCTCCCTCCCTCTGGCAGCAACACCGTCATCCCCACAGTGGTGGACCACTTCTCTAAGGTGGTTCATTTTGTTCCCTTACCCAAGCTTCCCACCGCCCGGGAGATGTCTCAGCTGATGGTGGACCACGTCTTCCGTCTACACGGTCTTCCAGTCGACATCGTGTCCGATAGGGGTCCTCAGTTCACCTCCCGGTTCTGGAAAGAGCTCTGTAGACAGATCGGGGCCTCTGTGAGTCTGTCTTCAGGTTTTCACCCCCAGACCAATGGACAATATGAGCGAGCCAACCAGGATCTCGAATGGAGACTCTGCTGTCTGACGTCTCAGAATCCCAGCTCCTGGTGCCAGCATCTCTCCTGGGTCGAGTACGCCCACAATTCCCTCCCCGTCTCCGCCTCAGGTATGTCCCCATTTGAGTGTTCGATGGGTTATCATCCTCCCCTGTTTCCCTTACACGAACCCGATGCTGCAATCCCTTCTGCATTGGCATTCGTCCAGCAGTGTGGTCGCACCTGGGCGAGAGCCAAAGAGGTTCTGGCCCGAACCTCACAGAGGACCAATTCAGCGGCCAATCGCCACCGGTCTTCTCCTCCTGTTTATGTATGTGGTCAGCGGGTTTGGCTCTCCACCAATGACCTTCCCCTTCGGATACCTTCTCGCAAGCTGGCACCCAGGTTCATTGGGCCATTCCGCATCACCCAGATGGTTAATCCGGTGGCCGTCCGGCTCAAGCTTCCCCCTAGTCTTGGTCGAGTTCATCCTGTTTTTCATGTTTCCAGGGTTAAGCCAGCCATCACTTCCGACCTCAACCCGGCCAGCAGTCGACCTCCCCCCCCACGCCTTGTGGATGGTCCTGACACATTCCCACCTTTGAGCACTCGTCTCCAAGTGGA is from Triplophysa dalaica isolate WHDGS20190420 chromosome 3, ASM1584641v1, whole genome shotgun sequence and encodes:
- the LOC130418219 gene encoding alanine aminotransferase 2, with product MSFLRDICPVIRNASLSEKDVLLRHAAQIKAEIQQGKRKGYKAVLDLSSGDLHSGGIKPITFVRQVLAACFYPALLQDDSLPLDVTQRAKCLLNECAGGSVGSYTDSSGIAKIKQCVSKFISRRDGGVPSSPENIFLTSGSQRALMIMLKLLVQNEDSCQTGVLIPVPSYSSFNLAVVSQGVVMVPYWLCEEQGWTLPVEELRRALVEGKRTCNSMALYICNPGNPTGHVQSRKSIEEVIEFAAEKKLLLLVDEVYQNCIYGEGAEYYSYKKVLSEMGSTISSAVEMASFNSASKGFMGECGLRGGYMELVNFDPAVMDYIRKLFNNESCTVVAGQIALDLMADPPKSGDPSFPIFSEEVESIKNMIRNNSHRTQKVFDELPGITCHPLKGGFFVFPRLHFPPNAIEWAKDREMEPDMLYCLHLLEETGLHVRPGCEYGQKKDTYHIRLCLATREEIMEDVIQRLKTFHMRFMKDFS
- the LOC130418228 gene encoding gastrula zinc finger protein XlCGF7.1; the encoded protein is MEFIKESISGEDDAHTCSTKRKDTEECGDPMEMIQASEGIDEVEVKCQSRKNSHKGTMKTRTKNDFASSRFEEGFAENGRDSHTPAKPFNCDQCCRKFVLASHLKRHLKFHSIENPYLCPFCGKSFSWLYYLQEHQKTHGNMTIHVCVECGSTFTKSSDLHNHQKIHTQQNRYKCSYCGRPFNHSGNMKKHERVHTGEKPYHCSSCDKSFRCSSSLLKHKRKHCPKLFE